One genomic window of Carassius gibelio isolate Cgi1373 ecotype wild population from Czech Republic chromosome A10, carGib1.2-hapl.c, whole genome shotgun sequence includes the following:
- the LOC128021256 gene encoding E3 ubiquitin-protein ligase listerin, with translation MGGKNKQRTKGNVRPSSSGRAADLLARESGVVPGFVGFGVSTSSDPGYVPAVQGAEEIDNQVDADFRMVLRKLSKRDAVTKLKAVQEFGVMCQERQPDVVKGVLPYWPRIYCRISVDHDRRVREATQQAFEQLILKVKRNLAPYLKSIMGHWLISQCDTYSPAASAASAAFQAAFPLNKQPEAISFCKDEILNVLQDNLLKETADTLSDPQSVPEEEREAKFIRLLTSSLLALKRLLSILPEQDRELLKERLTQLFTQVKFWKYSKHKTPQIRGAFFELIVTMCEHTPQLIQAEAARVCSSVLLSIDDTDPVVLPPLWEAVLHILSCVDNCWTHVSARKGVMPKLWVLLKEGGRGLATSLHPNLLPFISKLPAEVTQPNLEFSRTFLTSVIQGLASDRTKSSPSESAAIIFATMECLRFIILQNIGDEQEQRIIQNMLISEQLLPLIDRALGNPSLQTGPLFPQVSDMLLSWEKRAVGKEAPTFQRLLSDFWEGLGRLCTTYVDCVEAEQTPLEGIALLLQIMHNPKSASKQTKKKKTVKICFTDREERGQGEEPPKQTPAVEEQHCPLRNGHLLDLVCQLAELNMVYVSDCESERHLRFLSQLLRAFPSPKVFQVLLKPEEMKPEMGPELRPLAENAAVHFLLQRVTVWLKQDNRKDTDFLVDMVFSSLQCCCSSDDKTLILNHISRDLNWSVILQLIEKACADPVRLEVFIGWLRGPVLGERLVGLAGELCVMGLRGSPSSSSHHAHGWPLISLALSQQHNNGPLIGKVHVEQIIDKLHATLSEAKGMSDAGNMEPLVTFISDVAATFFSSVTSCLLLASAEELLMTVFQLCAQDQTITHLSDALLLNLQHAYTVGIQSLITNLGAGVTEGTLLHNIALWVKSQLLTTPLTVKSLQLLVQAVESLAQTIASAQKSSCLLSQFICCLNPTEEEWSRIRRALLPQWVKHPLLCGRLRVTGEYPSMDVWRIRETNRLPAHLCVSALLGRIIFTAASPDDQQVEADFSEIPDLKHIVSEIFYGLQWCEEMELSPLMVCEYHKLLQSWSLEQRIHNSSLIKTTLLDTLFIRSQEEGSLWSLALAKYMQNSKTEPSHIKALYDNVESFFPLSEHSVSTVQVLCPFLASEERESLIALCVAELLNWQDREQDCTDGVWGCLAVLLCCLQADTAVEDEILLAVVATIAEWRNSREEWFLFNSDLGKVSASWLLLAVEIMRFLSWVVDNSPTVLGNTHWDLLLCSMLAWLETARENTSMFWNPWVQLFVCANCELIVRLSEFFTSPPAGVEEQLPPELKSEWKEFFLEGIHNLLLPMLIKIPADFTEPDDPLFPLAVLRAVGEALTYIPVELLTQNKLPPRFVADQRSSLPEPLQTLLNTLSPLLLFKARPLQLAVYHILHKVMPLLPESDSESASAKSDDEDGEEPCLSPPAALMSILSATEELLESILGGVQVGEFAVVQPLSMEHCCILGYLLAWKLLLTFFKASSSHLRAQYSLHLKKTRSLHKLLLHLFRLMPEIPSVPGQPAEPSSKEPKTFFTESLSLSPRKTEGLQFEVPHLACSVYYGALKDLPAMVRLWWNSQEKRVFSTVDKFTSKYVSSVLSAQEIASVQSSTQTFENMMVKARSATREVIATYSVDDIFIELVIQLPQNYPLGSILVESGRRVGVAVQQWRNWMLQLNTYLTHQNGSILEGLSLWKNNVDKRFEGVEDCMICFSVIHGSNYSLPKKACRTCKKKFHSACLYKWFTSSNKSTCPLCRETFF, from the exons ATGGGTGGCAAAAATAAACAGAGAACGAAAGGAAATGTTCGG CCGTCTAGCAGTGGAAGAGCTGCTGATCTGTTGGCCAGGGAGAGTGGCGTTGTACCCGGGTTTGTTGGATTCGGTGTCTCCACCTCCAGTGATCCAGGATATGTACCTGCAGTACAGGGGGCAGAGGAGATAGACAATCAGGTTGATGCAGACTTCCGCATGGTTCTTCGGAAGCTGTCCAAGAGAGATGCAGTCACAAAATTGAAG GCAGTACAAGAGTTTGGAGTGATGTGTCAAGAGCGACAGCCTGATGTTGTAAAAGGTGTCCTCCCATACTGGCCTCGGATCTACTGCCGAATATCAGTG GACCATGATCGCCGTGTGCGAGAGGCCACCCAGCAGGCCTTTGAGCAGCTGATTTTAAAAGTCAAGAGGAATCTGGCCCCCTACCTGAAGAGCATCATGGGTCACTGGCTCATCTCTCAGTGTGACACATACTCTCCTGCTGCCTCGGCTGCCAGCGCTGCCTTCCAGGCCGCATTTCCCCTGAATAAACAACCAGAGGCCATCAGCTTCTGTAAAGATGAAATCCTGAAT GTTCTCCAAGACAATTTGCTGAAAGAAACCGCTGACACTCTCAGTGACCCTCA GAGTGTGCCAGAAGAGGAACGTGAGGCTAAGTTCATCCGTCTGTTGACCAGCTCTTTGCTAGCTCTGAAGAGACTGCTGAGCATTTTACCCGAGCAGGACAGAGAGCTTCTAAAGGAGCGACTGACACAACTCTTCACACAGGTCAAATTCTGGAAGTACAGTAAACACAAGACCCCACAG ATTCGAGGGGCGTTTTTTGAGCTGATTGTCACCATGTGTGAGCACACACCCCAGCTGATTCAGGCAGAAGCGGCCCGAGTGTGTTCTTCTGTGCTGCTGTCAATCGACGACACAGACCCGGTGGTCTTGCCCCCTCTGTGGGAGGCAGTCCTCCATATTCTGTCCTGTGTTGAT AACTGCTGGACGCATGTCAGTGCCAGGAAAGGCGTGATGCCAAAGCTATGGGTGCTTCTTAAAGAAGGAGGTCGAGGTCTTGCAACATCTCTGCATCCAAACCTGCTCCCGTTTATAAGCAAGCTGCCAGCAGAGGTCACACAGCCCAACCTTGAGTTCTCTAGGACATTCCTCACATCTGTCATACAGGG GCTGGCGAGCGATCGTACTAAGTCCAGTCCCTCAGAGAGTGCAGCCATAATTTTTGCCACAATGGAGTGCCTTCGGTTTATCATCCTGCAGAACATCGGAGACGAGCAGGAGCAGAGAATCATCCAGAACATGCTGATCTCAGAACAG ctccTGCCATTGATCGACAGGGCTCTGGGAAACCCATCGCTGCAGACAGGTCCTCTGTTCCCTCAGGTCTCAGATATGCTTCTGTCCTGGGAAAAGCGGGCAGTTGGGAAAGAGGCTCCCACCTTTCAAAGATTGTTGTCAGACTTCTGGGAGGGTCTGGGACGCTTGTGCACAACATATGTGGACTGTGTAGAAGCCGAGCAAACTCCCCTAGAGGGCATTGCATTGCTCCTGCAGATTATGCATAACCCGAAAAGTGCCAGTAAACAAACtaagaagaaaaaaacggtgAAAATTTGCTTCACTGACAGAGAAGAAAGAGGCCAAGGAGAGGAACCTCCCAAGCAAACTCCAGCGGTGGAGGAGCAGCACTGTCCCTTGAGAAATGGACACCTGCTGGATTTGGTGTGCCAGCTGGCGGAGCTCAACATGGTGTACGTGAGCGACTGTGAGTCGGAAAGGCACCTGCGCTTCTTGTCTCAGCTTCTCAGGGCGTTCCCGAGTCCTAAGGTGTTCCAAGTGCTGCTGAAGCCGGAGGAAATGAAACCTGAAATGGGGCCGGAGCTCCGGCCGCTCGCTGAGAATGCAGCTGTCCACTTTCTCCTGCAAAGAGTGACTGTATGGTTAAAACAAGACAACCGGAAGGATACAGACTTCCTGGTGGACATGGTTTTCAGTTCCCTGCAGTGCTGCTGCTCCAGTGATGACAAGACATTGATCCTCAACCACATCAGT AGGGATTTGAATTGGAGTGTGATTCTTCAACTTATTGAAAAG GCCTGTGCAGATCCTGTCCGTTTGGAGGTGTTTATTGGCTGGCTAAGGGGTCCTGTGTTAGGGGAGAGGTTGGTGGGTCTGGCAGGAGAGCTGTGTGTGATGGGTCTGCGTGGATCCCCTTCTTCATCATCCCATCATGCACACGGCTGGCCTCTCATCAGCCTCGCTCTGTCACAGCAGCACAATAATG GGCCTCTCATTGGTAAGGTGCATGTCGAGCAGATCATTGACAAGCTTCACGCCACCCTGTCAGAAGCAAAGGGCATGTCAGACGCTGGGAACATGGAGCCGCTAGTCACTTTCATCTCTGACGTGGCTGCCACCTTCTTTTCTTCGGTTACGAGCTGCCTGCTGCTGGCGTCTGCTGAGGAGTTGCTTATGACTGTTTTCCAGCTTTGTGCACAGGACCAAACCATCACTCACCTCTCAG ATGCTCTTCTGCTGAACCTGCAGCACGCCTACACTGTTGGCATTCAATCATTGATCACTAACCTGGGCGCAGGGGTCACGGAGGGCACCCTCCTCCACAACATTGCACTCTGGGTTAAAAGTCAGCTGCTCACCACACCGCTGACAGTCAAAAG TCTGCAGCTCCTGGTGCAGGCTGTGGAAAGTCTGGCTCAGACCATCGCCTCGGCCCAGAAGAGCAGCTGTCTCCTGTCTCAGTTTATCTGCTGTCTTAATCCTACTGAAGAGGAATGGAGTCGCATTAGACGAGCCCTGCTGCCTCAG TGGGTGAAACACCCTCTACTGTGTGGTCGTCTCAGAGTCACTGGTGAATACCCCAGCATGGACGTCTGGAGGATCAGGGAAACGAACCGGCTGCCGGCACACCTGTGTGTGAGTGCATTACTGGGCAGAATCATCTTCACTGCAGCTTCACCTGATGACCAGCAGGTGGAGGCAGACTTCTCTGAAATTCCTGATCTCAAACACATAG tTTCAGAGATTTTCTATGGACTTCAGTGGTGTGAAGAAATGGAGCTGTCACCACTCATGGTGTGTGAATATCACAAACTGCTGCAGTCCTGGAGTTTAGAGCAGAGAATCCACAACAGCAGCCTGATCAAAACCACTCTCTTAGACACACTTTTCATAAG GTCACAAGAAGAGGGCTCCCTCTGGTCACTAGCTCTGGCAAAATACATGCAGAACAGCAAAACCGAACCAAGCCACATTAAGGCCTTATATGACAATGTAGAAAG TTTCTTTCCTCTCTCAGAACACAGTGTAAGCACAGTGCAAGTGCTATGTCCATTTCTAGCCAGTGAAGAGAGAGAATCCCTCATCGCCTTGTGTGTCGCAGAGCTCCTTAACTGGCAGGACCGAGAGCAGGACTGCACTGATG gtgtgtgggGCTGTCTGGCTGTGCTGCTCTGCTGTCTTCAGGCCGACACGGCTGTGGAGGATGAGATTTTGTTGGCTGTCGTAGCCACGATTGCTGAATGGAGGAACAGTAGGGAAGAATGGTTCCTCTTCAACAG TGACCTTGGAAAAGTTTCAGCTTCATGGCTCTTATTGGCTGTAGAAATAATGCGTTTCCTGTCCTGGGTGGTGGATAATTCTCCTACAGTCTTGGGAAACACTCATTGGGATCTCCTGCTCTGCTCCATGCTGGCATGGCTTGAG ACTGCCCGTGAGAACACCAGCATGTTCTGGAATCCTTGGGTACAGCTGTTTGTGTGTGCAAACTGTGAGCTGATTGTGAGGCTGAGTGAGTTTTTCACATCGCCCCCTGCTGGTGTGGAGGAACAGCTTCCTCCAGAGTTGAAATCTGAGTGGAAGGAGTTCTTTTTGGAGGGAATTCACAACCTTCTGCTCCCAATGCTTATTAAAATCCCTG CGGACTTTACAGAGCCAGATGATCCTTTGTTCCCCCTGGCGGTGTTGAGGGCAGTGGGGGAGGCTCTTACCTACATCCCCGTGGAGCTGCTCACACAGAATAAACTCCCTCCTCGGTTTGTAGCTGACCAGAGGAGCAGTCTGCCAGAGCCCCTCCAAACCCTGTTGAATACCCTCTCACCCCTCCTGCTCTTCAAAGCCCGGCCGTTACAGCTCGCAGTCTACCACATCCTTCACAA GGTGATGCCTTTGTTGCCAGAGAGCGACAGCGAGAGTGCCAGCGCTAAATCTGATGACGAAGATGGAGAAGAACCATGCTT GTCTCCTCCAGCAGCGTTAATGAGCATCCTGTCTGCCACAGAAGAGCTCTTGGAGAGTATTCTAGGTGGTGTGCAAGTCGGCGAGTTTGCAGTAGTGCAGCCCCTCAGTATGGAGCACTGCTGCATTCTGGGATATCTTCTGGCCTGGAAACTCCTCCTCACCTTCTTCAAGGCTTCTTCATCTCAT CTCCGAGCTCAGTACTCTCTGCATTTGAAGAAGACTCGCTCTCTTCATAAACTCCTCCTTCACCTGTTCCGTCTGATGCCAGAGATCCCATCAGTGCCTGGGCAGCCAGCAGAACCCTCCAGCAAAGAACCCAAAACCTTCTTCACTGAGAGTTTGTCTCTCTCACCCCGGA aaACTGAAGGCCTGCAGTTTGAGGTTCCCCATCTGGCCTGCTCCGTATACTATGGTGCGCTGAAAGACTTGCCTGCAATGGTGCGTCTGTGGTGGAACAGCCAAGAGAAACGGGTCTTCAGCACGGTGGATAAATTCACCAGCAAGTACGTCAGCAGCGTTCTGTCTGCGCAGGAGATTGCTTCTGTGCAGTCCAGCACCCAGACCTTTGAGAACATGATG GTGAAAGCACGGTCTGCCACGCGGGAGGTGATCGCGACTTACTCTGTCGACGATATCTTCATAGAGCTGGTGATTCAGCTGCCTCAGAATTATCCGCTCGGCTCTATCTTAGTGGAGAGTGGGCGGAGAGTGGGTGTGGCCGTTCAGCAGTGGCGCAATTGGATGCTTCAGCTCAACACGTACCTCACACACCAG AATGGCAGTATTCTGGAAGGTCTGTCGCTGTGGAAGAACAATGTTGACAAGCGTTTTGAGGGGGTGGAGGACTGTATGATCTGCTTCTCTGTCATTCACGGATCCAATTACTCGCTGCCAAAGAAAGCCTGCCGTACCTGCAAAAAGAAGTTCCACTCCGCCTGTCTG TATAAATGGTTCACATCTAGCAACAAATCCACATGTCCTCTGTGCCGGGAGACTTTCTTCTAA